In Macadamia integrifolia cultivar HAES 741 chromosome 5, SCU_Mint_v3, whole genome shotgun sequence, a single window of DNA contains:
- the LOC122079672 gene encoding TMV resistance protein N-like isoform X1 has translation MAAPSASSYGWSYDVFLNFRGVDTCKTFTGHLYNALESAGIHTFGDDKLRTGEEIGLELLSAIQQSRISIPIFSKNYASSKWCLNELVKIVECRKTMNQLVLPIFYDVDPSDVCNQTGNYEEAFQKHNNHFHQRIIDEWKEALREVGVLKRWDLKNIANGHEATLVQLVVAAVINKLRKDSRIVSNDLVGIQSHAEKMMSLLNIKSGDVKIVGVWGLGGIGKTTIANVVYNVGGSSLFRVQRSAWQCTLKMLQEIPNEEVQKKLRISFDGLRDWQQGIFLDIACFFIGMDKNIAYYIWNQCGFYAEIGIDVLCQKSLVKIGENNELKMHDQLRDLGREIIRQENLKVPGEHSRLWFHQVAMHVLEKHMGTEKVEALCIDFKDSSISQRCLMSEGFTEMTKLRLLQVDHAHFAPDFIPSFSELVWLRWRGCPHPKFTLTRFHRVNLAVLDLSYSHVTIYWKG, from the exons ATGGCAGCCCCTTCTGCATCCTCATATGGTTGGAGTTATGATGTGTTCCTGAATTTTAGAGGTGTAGACACTTGCAAGACCTTTACCGGACACCTCTATAATGCCTTGGAATCTGCTGGAATTCACACTTTCGGGGATGATAAACTCCGCACTGGGGAGGAGATTGGCCTAGAGCTACTATCTGCAATCCAGCAGTCAAGAATCTCGATCCCCATCTTCTCAAAGAACTACGCTTCTAGCAAATGGTGCCTTAATGAGCTCGTCAAGATAGTTGAATGTAGGAAAACCATGAATCAACTTGTTCTGCCCATCTTTTACGATGTCGATCCCTCGGATGTCTGTAACCAAACTGGGAACTATGAGGAGGCTTTTCAGAAACATAACAACCACTTCCATCAGAGGATCATAGACGAGTGGAAAGAGGCTCTGAGAGAGGTTGGGGTATtaaagagatgggatttgaaGAACATCGCTAATGG GCATGAAGCAACATTAGTACAATTAGTTGTTGCAGCAGTAATCAATAAATTGAGGAAAGACTCTCGTATTGTTTCTAATGACCTAGTTGGAATCCAATCTCATGCAGAGAAAATGATGAGCTTGTTAAACATTAAATCTGGAGATGTAAAAATTGTGGGAGTTTGGGGGTTGGGTGGAATTGGAAAGACAACTATTGCCAATGTTGTCTACAATGTTGGAGGCTCATCCTTGTTTCGCGTACAAAGATCAGCATGGCAATGTACATTGAAGATGTTGCAAGAAATTCCTAATGAAGAAGTTCAGAAAAAGTTAAGAATAAGTTTTGATGGTTTACGGGATTGGCAGCAAGGGATATTTCTTGATATTGCATGCTTTTTCATTGGAATGGACAAAAATATTGCATATTACATATGGAACCAGTGTGGATTTTACGCTGAAATAGGAATTGACGTTCTTTGCCAAAAGTCTTTGGTAAAGATTGGTGAAAATAATGAACTAAAGATGCATGATCAGCTTAGAGATCTTGGAAGGGAAATCATTCGTCAAGAAAACCTCAAGGTGCCAGGAGAGCATAGTAGGTTGTGGTTTCACCAGGTAGCCATGCATGTATTGGAGAAACATATG GGAACAGAGAAAGTTGAAGCACTCTGTATTGACTTCAAAGATAGTTCAATAAGCCAACGATGTCTAATGAGTGAAGGATTTACTGAGATGACTAAGCTTAGGCTACTCCAAGTTGATCATGCACACTTTGCTCCAGACTTCATACCTTCTTTTTCAGAATTGGTATGGCTTAGGTGGAGAGGATGCCCTCATCCCAAATTTACGCTGACGAGATTTCATCGAGTGAACCTCGCTGTACTTGATCTATCATATAGTCATGTTACAATTTATTGGAAGGGTTGA
- the LOC122079672 gene encoding disease resistance protein Roq1-like isoform X2 yields the protein MAAPSASSYGWSYDVFLNFRGVDTCKTFTGHLYNALESAGIHTFGDDKLRTGEEIGLELLSAIQQSRISIPIFSKNYASSKWCLNELVKIVECRKTMNQLVLPIFYDVDPSDVCNQTGNYEEAFQKHNNHFHQRIIDEWKEALREVGVLKRWDLKNIANGHEATLVQLVVAAVINKLRKDSRIVSNDLVGIQSHAEKMMSLLNIKSGDVKIVGVWGLGGIGKTTIANVVYNVGGSSLFRVQRSAWQCTLKMLQEIPNEEVQKKLRISFDGLRDWQQGIFLDIACFFIGMDKNIAYYIWNQCGFYAEIGIDVLCQKSLVKIGENNELKMHDQLRDLGREIIRQENLKVPGEHSRLWFHQVAMHVLEKHMDLLR from the exons ATGGCAGCCCCTTCTGCATCCTCATATGGTTGGAGTTATGATGTGTTCCTGAATTTTAGAGGTGTAGACACTTGCAAGACCTTTACCGGACACCTCTATAATGCCTTGGAATCTGCTGGAATTCACACTTTCGGGGATGATAAACTCCGCACTGGGGAGGAGATTGGCCTAGAGCTACTATCTGCAATCCAGCAGTCAAGAATCTCGATCCCCATCTTCTCAAAGAACTACGCTTCTAGCAAATGGTGCCTTAATGAGCTCGTCAAGATAGTTGAATGTAGGAAAACCATGAATCAACTTGTTCTGCCCATCTTTTACGATGTCGATCCCTCGGATGTCTGTAACCAAACTGGGAACTATGAGGAGGCTTTTCAGAAACATAACAACCACTTCCATCAGAGGATCATAGACGAGTGGAAAGAGGCTCTGAGAGAGGTTGGGGTATtaaagagatgggatttgaaGAACATCGCTAATGG GCATGAAGCAACATTAGTACAATTAGTTGTTGCAGCAGTAATCAATAAATTGAGGAAAGACTCTCGTATTGTTTCTAATGACCTAGTTGGAATCCAATCTCATGCAGAGAAAATGATGAGCTTGTTAAACATTAAATCTGGAGATGTAAAAATTGTGGGAGTTTGGGGGTTGGGTGGAATTGGAAAGACAACTATTGCCAATGTTGTCTACAATGTTGGAGGCTCATCCTTGTTTCGCGTACAAAGATCAGCATGGCAATGTACATTGAAGATGTTGCAAGAAATTCCTAATGAAGAAGTTCAGAAAAAGTTAAGAATAAGTTTTGATGGTTTACGGGATTGGCAGCAAGGGATATTTCTTGATATTGCATGCTTTTTCATTGGAATGGACAAAAATATTGCATATTACATATGGAACCAGTGTGGATTTTACGCTGAAATAGGAATTGACGTTCTTTGCCAAAAGTCTTTGGTAAAGATTGGTGAAAATAATGAACTAAAGATGCATGATCAGCTTAGAGATCTTGGAAGGGAAATCATTCGTCAAGAAAACCTCAAGGTGCCAGGAGAGCATAGTAGGTTGTGGTTTCACCAGGTAGCCATGCATGTATTGGAGAAACATATG GATTTACTGAGATGA
- the LOC122079672 gene encoding disease resistance protein Roq1-like isoform X3, producing MAAPSASSYGWSYDVFLNFRGVDTCKTFTGHLYNALESAGIHTFGDDKLRTGEEIGLELLSAIQQSRISIPIFSKNYASSKWCLNELVKIVECRKTMNQLVLPIFYDVDPSDVCNQTGNYEEAFQKHNNHFHQRIIDEWKEALREVGVLKRWDLKNIANGHEATLVQLVVAAVINKLRKDSRIVSNDLVGIQSHAEKMMSLLNIKSGDVKIVGVWGLGGIGKTTIANVVYNVGGSSLFRVQRSAWQCTLKMLQEIPNEEVQKKLRISFDGLRDWQQGIFLDIACFFIGMDKNIAYYIWNQCGFYAEIGIDVLCQKSLVKIGENNELKMHDQLRDLGREIIRQENLKVPGEHSRLWFHQVAMHVLEKHMVGS from the exons ATGGCAGCCCCTTCTGCATCCTCATATGGTTGGAGTTATGATGTGTTCCTGAATTTTAGAGGTGTAGACACTTGCAAGACCTTTACCGGACACCTCTATAATGCCTTGGAATCTGCTGGAATTCACACTTTCGGGGATGATAAACTCCGCACTGGGGAGGAGATTGGCCTAGAGCTACTATCTGCAATCCAGCAGTCAAGAATCTCGATCCCCATCTTCTCAAAGAACTACGCTTCTAGCAAATGGTGCCTTAATGAGCTCGTCAAGATAGTTGAATGTAGGAAAACCATGAATCAACTTGTTCTGCCCATCTTTTACGATGTCGATCCCTCGGATGTCTGTAACCAAACTGGGAACTATGAGGAGGCTTTTCAGAAACATAACAACCACTTCCATCAGAGGATCATAGACGAGTGGAAAGAGGCTCTGAGAGAGGTTGGGGTATtaaagagatgggatttgaaGAACATCGCTAATGG GCATGAAGCAACATTAGTACAATTAGTTGTTGCAGCAGTAATCAATAAATTGAGGAAAGACTCTCGTATTGTTTCTAATGACCTAGTTGGAATCCAATCTCATGCAGAGAAAATGATGAGCTTGTTAAACATTAAATCTGGAGATGTAAAAATTGTGGGAGTTTGGGGGTTGGGTGGAATTGGAAAGACAACTATTGCCAATGTTGTCTACAATGTTGGAGGCTCATCCTTGTTTCGCGTACAAAGATCAGCATGGCAATGTACATTGAAGATGTTGCAAGAAATTCCTAATGAAGAAGTTCAGAAAAAGTTAAGAATAAGTTTTGATGGTTTACGGGATTGGCAGCAAGGGATATTTCTTGATATTGCATGCTTTTTCATTGGAATGGACAAAAATATTGCATATTACATATGGAACCAGTGTGGATTTTACGCTGAAATAGGAATTGACGTTCTTTGCCAAAAGTCTTTGGTAAAGATTGGTGAAAATAATGAACTAAAGATGCATGATCAGCTTAGAGATCTTGGAAGGGAAATCATTCGTCAAGAAAACCTCAAGGTGCCAGGAGAGCATAGTAGGTTGTGGTTTCACCAGGTAGCCATGCATGTATTGGAGAAACATATGGTAGGTTCTTAA
- the LOC122078333 gene encoding G-type lectin S-receptor-like serine/threonine-protein kinase At1g34300: MAICFLHLLLLPILLLSNLSPSTAQEKLSSFNISYSPWSPTLNRILVSTNSIFAAGFRPLPTNQNLYIFAIWYQNSSDKTIAWSLNGNSTVTSSSSLVISSSGTLELNDSTGKNLWQPTTVDNSPGAGLVLHGNGSLMFGNWDSFKYPTDTILPNQIINGTTLVSKNGKFMFVNSSKLIFNSSNYWDEHTFNILTSDGNITKTDDATPWLSADVGSSRLHRLTLDDDGNLRVYSLDPVLGSWKVVWQVIQELCTIHGTCGENYICMTSNGSNSTTYCVCPPGFRVRNTTAGEVCERAIPLRPRDSKFLRLDFVDFGDDNETQIQVSNFSSCKSGCVSNPSCLAFVFKFDGTETCIQLHRLIYGYWSPATENSMFLRVSDSDTSETNFTSMATKVNTICSTLISLPSPPKESNTTTRNIAILSTLFAFEFLIGFLSFWAFIKKYIKYRDMAQVLGLELLTTGGPKRYSHAELKTATNNFSNVIGHGGFGVVYKGELPDHRIVAVKCLKDVAGGEAEFWAEVTIIARMHHLNLVRMWGFCAEKGQRMLVYEYIPNGSLAHFLFHANRDEHEPGTGTGTGTGTETDTETGSVPVQPRPILDWNVRYRIAQGVARAIAYLHEECLEWVLHCDIKPENILLEDDFCPKVSDFGLSKLTKKEDKVSMSRIRGTRGYLAPEWVKMEPITAKADVYSFGMVLLEIVSGMRNYEFRRSSVDSEEWYFPRWAFEKVYKEMNVDDLLDGRIKHCYDSSVHFEIVDRMVKTAMWCLQDKAEMRPSMGKVTKMLEGTVEITEPAKPTIFYIGDDE, translated from the coding sequence ATGGCTATCTGcttcctccacctcctcctcttACCTATCCTTCTCCTCTCCAATCTCTCACCATCAACAGCCCAAGAGAAGCTTTCTTCCTTCAACATCTCCTACTCTCCATGGTCACCGACTCTGAACAGAATACTCGTATCGACGAATTCAATCTTCGCTGCCGGATTCCGGCCATTACCCACCAATCAAAACCTCTACATCTTTGCAATTTGGTACCAAAACAGCTCCGACAAAACCATCGCATGGTCACTTAACGGTAATTCAACCGTGACCAGTTCTTCCTCTCTCGTCATCTCCTCCTCTGGCACTCTCGAACTCAATGATTCAACAGGGAAGAACTTATGGCAGCCCACAACAGTCGATAACTCCCCTGGCGCCGGCCTAGTTCTCCATGGAAACGGTAGCTTGATGTTTGGTAATTGGGACAGCTTCAAATATCCTACCGATACGATTCTCCCCAATCAGATCATAAACGGAACAACACTAGTGTCAAAGAATGGGAAGTTCATGTTTGTTAACTCCTCgaaattaattttcaattctTCCAATTACTGGGATGAGCATACTTTTAACATTTTAACCTCTGATGGGAATATTACGAAGACAGATGATGCGACTCCATGGCTATCCGCCGATGTGGGCTCGTCGCGGTTGCATCGATTGACACTCGACGACGATGGGAACCTCAGAGTTTATAGCCTTGACCCTGTTTTGGGTTCATGGAAGGTGGTTTGGCAAGTGATACAAGAGCTCTGTACAATTCATGGCACATGTGGAGAGAATTATATATGTATGACCAGTAATGGCTCAAATTCTACTACTTACTGTGTCTGTCCGCCGGGATTCCGAGTCAGAAACACTACCGCCGGCGAAGTCTGCGAAAGGGCAATTCCACTAAGGCCACGAGACAGCAAATTTCTCAGGCTGGATTTCGTCGACTTCGGTGACGATAATGAAACGCAAATTCAAGTTTCCAATTTCAGTTCTTGTAAGTCTGGTTGTGTTAGCAACCCAAGTTGTCTTGCCTTTGTATTCAAATTCGACGGAACAGAGACTTGTATACAGCTTCATCGTCTCATCTATGGCTACTGGTCACCAGCAACCGAGAACTCCATGTTTCTTCGCGTATCAGATTCAGATACAAGTGAAACGAATTTCACAAGTATGGCAACCAAGGTGAACACAATCTGCTCTACTCTCATAAGCCTTCCTTCCCCTCCTAAGGAATCTAACACCACAACTAGGAACATCGCCATACTCTCCACCCTTTTTGCATTTGAATTCCTTATTGGGTTCCTCTCTTTCTGGGCTTTCATCAAGAAATACATCAAATACAGAGACATGGCTCAGGTGCTAGGTCTTGAACTCCTAACCACTGGAGGCCCCAAACGATACAGCCACGCAGAGCTCAAAACAGCCACCAATAACTTCTCCAATGTCATCGGCCACGGTGGGTTCGGCGTTGTTTACAAAGGAGAACTCCCCGATCATCGAATCGTTGCCGTGAAATGTCTTAAAGATGTCGCCGGCGGCGAGGCTGAGTTCTGGGCTGAGGTCACAATTATTGCTAGAATGCATCACCTTAACTTAGTTCGAATGTGGGGGTTTTGTGCAGAGAAAGGGCAGAGAATGTTGGTCTATGAATATATCCCAAATGGCTCCCTTGCTCATTTCCTCTTCCATGCTAATAGGGATGAACATGAACCTGGAACTGGAACTGGAACTGGAACTGGAACTGAAACTGACACAGAAACTGGAAGTGTCCCTGTCCAGCCAAGGCCGATTCTTGACTGGAACGTGAGGTACAGGATCGCCCAGGGAGTAGCCAGGGCCATCGCCTACCTTCACGAGGAGTGTTTGGAATGGGTTCTTCACTGTGACATCAAACCAGAGAACATTCTTCTCGAAGATGATTTTTGCCCCAAAGTCTCAGATTTTGGGCTTTCCAAGCTTACCAAGAAGGAAGACAAGGTATCCATGTCACGAATCCGAGGGACACGGGGGTACTTGGCGCCTGAATGGGTGAAGATGGAACCCATCACGGCGAAAGCTGATGTTTATAGTTTTGGGATGGTTTTGTTGGAGATTGTGAGCGGAATGAGGAACTATGAGTTCCGGCGATCGTCGGTCGATAGTGAAGAATGGTACTTTCCGAGATGGGCGTTTGAGAAAGTGTACAAAGAAATGAATGTGGATGATCTATTGGACGGTCGGATCAAGCATTGTTACGATAGTAGCGTCCACTTTGAGATTGTGGATCGGATGGTGAAGACTGCGATGTGGTGCCTCCAAGATAAGGCGGAGATGAGACCATCTATGGGAAAGGTGACTAAGATGCTTGAAGGGACGGTGGAGATCACGGAACCAGCAAAGCCCACCATTTTCTACATTGGAGATGATGAATAG